AAGTGGATGGCAATGTGTGGTGGGAACCAATTTTGGGTGCTTCTTCACACATTCTAAAGGGACTTTCATCTACTTTCATTTGGGGACTCTCAACTTCCTCATCTTCAAAGGCGCCACCACTCTTTAGTCTTTATATAGTTTCTAAATCAGTAAGTCACATCCATGTTTAGTAGCTTTGTTTGTGTAGGAACTAGGAAGCTGTTCTTTatttctgttttcctttttgtaaaTAGATCTTGTTTCCAATAAAAATTGTCAGATATTGTATTATTTTGGGATTTATATGAGTGGTTAATCCAGATAATTAAATGGCTTTTAGGATTTGATGAAGAGAAATATAccgaaattaaaaacaaaacaaaaaaagtattacTTCGGTTGGCatatcaaatcatttaaaagtagaattagaaaaaactaaaatgtagcATACAAAGCTAAAAAGTTCGAAATTGATATCTCAGTTAAACTTCAAATGCAAAAAGTCACTACAGGAAATGAAGGTATGCATAGCGTCCAAAAACCGCTATCTAAAGCTACTATAGCGTTATTGTAAACGCTATATCTCCGCCCGTTATAATAGGTCTGACACTTTACATAGCGTTTTCCTCTTTGGCTATGGTATCTTTTTAATACATAGCGGTTTTAAATATGCAATCGTTAAGTTTACAATAGCGGCTGTTGTTTGCTATATATAGAGTTAATTATTCTATTATGAATTACAATAGCAGTTAATATATGGTTATAGATAGCGTTTTCTTACGTATAGTTTTATATAGATAGCATTTGTCTGAAACTATAAAATACGTATAATTTTGTATAGATAGTGTATTTTTACGTATAGTTTATAGCGTTCTTGTAGAAGTATATATACGTAAATTTTTATACGTAACAGTATTTTGTACtattaaattatacattttataaaaataatgtattgTACAAAGGagtatttttataatcaattttttacaaaaaataaaataagaaaatttgtttgtttacaaaaaataaaataaataaaatacaaaaaaaattgtttctttacTACTTCCTAAATATTGGCCCTCATCACTTGTTTTAGCCCATAAAAAAGCTTCGATACAAAACGTGAGCCTCTTTAGCAAATTTGTAAACCAGAGCCTCTACACCTTTCCACTTCCATTATAGTTTTCCTCCACTTGTATACGAAGTCAACCCAGAAACAATCTATACACAAAACCATGAATTAAGGGTATTATTAGCAAACAATTGTGCAGCAATAGgcaaaatcataaattcaatACAAAATTACTCTGAAATTTGTGGCTAGCTGAAGCAATAGgcaaaatcataaattcaacAAATCTGGATTCCAAATAAGAATCAAGCTCAAACTATTCCAAATGAGAAGCATATAACTCTATCGAGAAGAGAAGGTGATGTTTGACTCAGGAAGAGAAGGTGAGAAAGCGTAAACACCACCGAGAgaccaaaacacaacaaaactgCGAGTGGGGTTTActgtcaaacaaataaaaagtattaGATTCAGTTGAACAAAACTCTTATAAACAATTTTCTGTCAGTTTTTGGTTATAAGAACCCATGTAAATTATAGTACCTTCGACAGAAcattcttcgtcttcgtcttcttcgttggTTCTCTCAGATTCGAGTAGGAGATGGAAATGAATTTTATGTTTGAAGAAGTAGGTTGCGAGAATTTTTTCTGAATCAGCCAAGAATTAATTTTGTTCTGAATTTTGTTCTCAGTCGATGTCGAGGAGATGAAAGGATGAAGAGAATGTAGAGGCGATGAACTGATGAGATTTCATTAAACAAGATTTCATCACAGCCTTTGGTTGGGCGATGAAAGGATGAGATTTCGTCACGTCATGTATCCGAGTATTACTCAATTATTGGATTGAGTAAATTGATCATGTATTAAATCCGATGAATGGCTGAGATCTCGCCACATCAGCAATCTGagtgaaacattttttttttttttttcaaccaaactataaaaattaaaagagaactccatgattggttgcccaaacaggaggatatGAGTTTACAAAAGTAGAAGCAGAAGGTAGAGATCGTGAAGATCGAGCTAGGCAATCGGCCCTGACATTGTCGTCTCAAACCATTCATAAATAGTAACATGAGAAAACAAAGTCAAGTACatgtaataaaagaaaacacaaagtgTTCGACACTTAAAACAACAAATTGTTCGacataaaggaaaaaaacttagTACTTAAGAAGTTTCAGAGATAGACTATCTTGTCATTAGGCCAAGCAACAGTTGTGCCTTGTGCATCTACGATGAATTGCACTTCTGAATCTGGCCTCCACACTTTAGCATTATCAATCATTGAAACATCAACCCAGACCTTGCAAGCATTTGGTCCTAAGGGTCTGTTATGGACTGTCTCTGCAGGATCAGTTGAACACACTCGGCCCTCTGCAACtgttttttcagaatttttgcAATCCAACAGGAAGCACTTCTTGTTTTTCCCTTTGCTGGAACCAGAGTTTGAACTTGCATTCTACCACATCAATAACACAATCATAACACAATCATCACACAATCATCAGAAAGTcatctttaaaatgaaataCACATCATAGCAACATCAATACTTACCCCAGGCGAGCTTCTCACTGAAGGCACCTCTGCATTTTGACTGATGCGTTTTATCTTATTAAGTGGCCATTGGATTTCTCTATACTGTGCATCAGCCATCAGAAGGAGTTCAGATGTTGGTCTCCACAGATAAGACGCATCCCTCAGAACAAGATCAATCTTCACAATGCAAGCATTCATACCAATAGGAGTGTTGTTTATCATTTGTTTCGGATCAGTAGAACACAAAACACCCTCAGCAATACATTCACCATCATCAGAATTCCAATCAAAAAGTTCGCATCTTTGAAGTGACTCAGCTGATATGGTATCCTAATagtgatttaaatatattagaaactaaaattttgattcTAAGTTGtgataagaaattaaataaactattaaGATTACCTTGGAACCAGAAGTTATGTTTGGACTTGTTGAGATGTCTTCATCCAAAATCACCTTATCACCTTGCCAGGGAATTTTGAGTCTCACAGCTTCCCCAAGTGTGATAATGTTTTGTGTAGGCCTCCACAATTGTGAGCCTGTGTGTATTACAGATTTTACAATAACAGCTGCAGCATTAGGACCAAGTGGAATGCGACCAATCTTGTATAGTGGATCGAAAGAGCAGAATTCTCCTTCACCGACAACGATATCTTCATCTGCAATCCAATCTAGCAGCTGACACCTAACTCCTTCACTAACATGACTTACACCAGATTGAGCTCCCACATTATCAgattttttctaacaataagATATGGAACTGTTAGTTAAATGAGATGTCTTCTAATAGCCTCATATATAGAAACTATTATACTTACCGTTTTTCCAGCTAAGACATTGACCATATTCCTCAAGTCTTGGACTTCACTACGCAATTCAGCTTGTGTTGCTTCAAGTTTCTGTACATGTGTGTCTCTAGCCTGGAGGAGAGCTAGTTTGGTAGCAGTAATCCCTCTGCCCAAACCTCTAATTCTTCCAGGTTTATCTCTTCCCAACACTTGACTGACAGCGTCTTCTCTTATGTTATCATTGGCTGTGGACTCCATTTGACTAtcgattgtttttatttgttcctGATACACATATATATCAACCAATATAAGTATGCCAAACCTGTTggaattaaaactttaaactaaaatttgatAGCTACTTACAATAGTCTCAGCAAATTCAGGCTTCATAGGTCTTCCATCCTTATGAGTGTGTCCTTCTATCCATATCTTACTTCTAGTAACCTTAGAAGGGTCTGAACTCTTCTTTTTCTACAAGCAGTCCTAAAATATGAGTAACATGACTTATGCTTCTTATATAACTAAAGAGAAACAGAATTACCATCTCTTGTCCCAGACGAAACAGTCCTTTGCGGCTAGTCGTGTGTGGAATCTGAGACTTTCTCATCTTCCtgtatttttcacttttctccTGCAAAATTAATCCAACGATATCCACATGAATATATTTACTATGCATAGAAAATACATGTATCAAAGACTTAGAAAATACATGTATCAAGATTGCACCTTAAATTCTGTACTAAGCTTGCTCTTCACCCATTTATTCCACTGGGTTACAGATGGGATGTTGCTTGGTTTAAGCTCTAATCGTTCTACATCACTGCTCGCAGCTCGAACTTGGCCCACAAGAATAGATTTAGCTGACCTCCATATACAGTTCATCTGCTTAAAAAGAGAATGTCTTTGCTACTCTTCTTGTACTTTAAACCTCCCCTACAACAAGTGTGAGGTTAAATGCcagtacttttttttaataattagacATACAATTATAATACACTATACCTGAATTTCCTCCCACATTCtatcttttgtttgttgatcGAGTTTTCTCCAATCATTGAGTAGTACAGAAACATGCTCCTTCACCAAAACACCAAGAAACGATGAAAGTGTTGTTGAGCCATCTCCTGCATGTTCACCAAGACATGTAAAATCCACCTCAACCTTGTCAAGCGGGTCTTTAGCCAATTTACGCATCCTGGTCTTGCCCCTTGTTCTCTTGGTGGTCGAGTTTGACTGATGGACTGAGTCTCCTCCACTGGAAGCATTTACAGTGTCACCTTCAGTAGACTAGGGAGCAACTTGTGTATCATCTCCAGCATTATCTTTGTCAGATTCTACATGTAGTTCTTCTGCATCTTCCTTTTCTCCTTCAGATTCTACATGAAGTTCTTCTGCATCTTCCTTTTCTCCTTCAGATTCTACATGTAGTTCTTCTGCATGTTCCTCTTCCGCATCAGATTCTACaacctcttcttcctcagctaCTCTTCCTTCATCCATTTGCACAGTATCATCTTTTCCTCCTTCAtccatttctttctctttctctatgtgAATTTCATCAACAACTTGTTCCTCAAGTTGATCAGCTGCCTTTACTTTAACCAACTTTCCAACACTCTTTGTCTTTGGCTTCCTGGTGGTTTTCTTGGGAACAAGAGAACTCCAACCTTTTCCCGCCTGACGGTTGCTGCGGCGCAGATTTCCTCTCGTAGCAACCATGACTTAGCCTGCAACACAACAAACAACTATACCATAAAACAGCTGTAGCCAATTCCCTATACTATGATATGATGCAGTCCTAGATATCAATCTTCCACTATAACTCCATCACAATCATCCCTAACACAGTAACTCTCATCGTCAGATGACTGattctccaaatcttcaaggtGCTGGTCATACACTGGTGCTGTGACAAACTCTTCCTCTGTATCTAGCTCATGATATCCTCTTGGTGGCGCCCTCATGACTACATACCAAGGAGAGGATTCATCCTCTCTAGAGTAAAACACTTGTTTTGCCTGGGATGGCAATATGTATTGATCACGGAGAAACGCCGTCTGGTTAAGATGGAGGTTTACAAGAgtgaatccttcttcttctttcacaccATTCCCTGTGTTTGCCCAACTGCATTTGAAAAGGGGAACATGGAACATGTGGTAGTCAACAAGAACATGTGGTAGTCAAAAAAGTACACTTACGTGGTTACAGTTTATAAATAGTAAAGtgaaaaagttcaaaaaatatgtttcttttttttctaaatgaaaaCTTTAATCCTAAATTGGTTTATATAACTGTAAATGAGAAATTAAATCGAGGGACAACAAATCGGTTAGTTAGTTAGTAATATAACGAGGCATCAACAGAAGtcaatctcacaaaaaaaaagctattcTGGATTTGCCATGCTTGCTCCCTctagtattattattaccatACGGTTTCGTTCATGAGTTTTAACAAGTTTGTTTCTTCTAATCTCTATGtaaaacacatcaaaaacaacagctctgttgtttcttttgttctttcttaaTGTCTCTCCCGCCTAAAAACTCGTATTTGTTTCAAGAGGAAAAAATAGTGAGATCCAAAAGCAGAGAATCTCTTGTTAGATTTAAGAAAATCATGGAAATGGTGAGAGCCGGTGGTGATAAAGAACAAGATGGCTGCAAGTCGAGATTGTTAGATTTAGAGAACGTGAAGGAGAAGAGCTCATCTTCGAGGCATTTCAAGAGATGGAACTCAGATTCCGCCATGAGAATTGAAGATCCAGACATTGAAGATGGCACCGTTTTCAAGAAAACGGCTGCCACAAGCGTACTGACGGTGTTACCGCTGCGACTGCCTCTGGCTAAGGATGAGCCACCTCAGCCGCGTGATGAAACTGACGAAAAATTACAGCAAGATTCAggcaagagaaaacaaaaacatttgtattaATGCTTATGTCTAGGTTTCATTACTAATTAAGGCTTCGTGGGCCGCAAGCTAATTCAAGTCATTGTTATTTTGCATTACACAGAAAAGAAGCAGATGCAAGAAAAGTTTGCGAAACTGCTTTTAGGAGAAGACATGTCAGGAGGAAGCAAAGGTGTCTCGTCAGCTTTAGCATTATCAAACGCAATCACAAATCTTTCAGCTTCTGCGTTTGGAGAGCTACGGCGTTTGGAGCCAATATCTGAGGATAGAAAAGAGCTGTGGGGAAGAGAAATCGGATGGCTTCTCTCTGTTACTGATCATATAGTTGAATTCTCTCCAACACACCAAACTAACGAGAATGGATCTTCCATGGAGGTTTCTGAATATACATGTTCGCCCTTCttattatagtttataaattataagtcTGTGTGTCTGAATTCTTAATCTTTCCTTTTGTAGGTAATGACTACTAAACAGAGAACAGATCTTGTCTCCAACATTCCTACTCTTAAGAAACTCGATGCAATGCTCATCGTAAGTTAAAACAAATACTTAAAATTGCCTCTTTGCGTTTGCATCAAAAGGACTAAAGATTGTGAAATGTCACAAATTTTTGCAGGATTGTCTTGATAAATTTAAAGATCAAGATGAGTTCTATTATCTCACAACCGATTCTCCGGAATCTGAAAACAGTAACTCGACAAGGAGTGACGATAAATGGTGGCTCCCTATAGTGAAAATTCCAACTAAAGGCTTATCTGAAACGTCACAAAGGTTTCTACTGAGTCAGAAAGAATGTGTGAGCCAAGTGCTTAAATTCGCAATGGCCATAAACGCTGAAGCTTTATCTGAAATGGAGATCCCTGAGAGCTACATTGAAGCACTTCCTAAGGTACAAACTCTataccctaaaacccttaagtcTTAGACCTATCGACACATCAAGAATCATCGCGATTGGTTCCTTTTTGATTTGGTATCCTTattgatgtcttttttttattttttgttacttCAGAATGGGAAAGCTAGTCTTGGGGACATGATCTACAAAATGATAACATTAGACATGTTTGATGCAGAGCAGTTCCTTCTTGAAATGGATTTATCATCAGAGCACAAGATTCTTGATTTAAAGAACAAATTCGAAGCTTCGGGTGTGATATGGAAGAGAAAGATAGTGCAGAAAGATAACAAGTCGTCGTCTCCAATATGGAGTACAAATTTAAGTATGGAGAAGAGACAACAGTTAGAAGAAAGAGCAGAAACCATCTTGCAACTTATCAAACAAGAATTCCCAGGGACCTCTCAATCCACACTTGACATCAACAAGATTCAATTCAACAAAGTAATCAATCAAATAACCTAATACTAAATCACATTACACATATAAttgtttgtgttctgttttaagataaatctttaatttggttttttgcAGGATATAGGGTTAGCTATATTGGAGAGTTACTCGAGAGTTCTTGAAAGCTTGGCGCACACGGTGAGGTCAAGAATAGAAGATGTTCTTGAAGCTGATCAGCTAACGCAAGAACCTGAACCCGCGGTTTGTAAGAG
The Camelina sativa cultivar DH55 chromosome 15, Cs, whole genome shotgun sequence DNA segment above includes these coding regions:
- the LOC104745938 gene encoding rop guanine nucleotide exchange factor 13-like; amino-acid sequence: MVRAGGDKEQDGCKSRLLDLENVKEKSSSSRHFKRWNSDSAMRIEDPDIEDGTVFKKTAATSVLTVLPLRLPLAKDEPPQPRDETDEKLQQDSEKKQMQEKFAKLLLGEDMSGGSKGVSSALALSNAITNLSASAFGELRRLEPISEDRKELWGREIGWLLSVTDHIVEFSPTHQTNENGSSMEVMTTKQRTDLVSNIPTLKKLDAMLIDCLDKFKDQDEFYYLTTDSPESENSNSTRSDDKWWLPIVKIPTKGLSETSQRFLLSQKECVSQVLKFAMAINAEALSEMEIPESYIEALPKNGKASLGDMIYKMITLDMFDAEQFLLEMDLSSEHKILDLKNKFEASGVIWKRKIVQKDNKSSSPIWSTNLSMEKRQQLEERAETILQLIKQEFPGTSQSTLDINKIQFNKDIGLAILESYSRVLESLAHTVRSRIEDVLEADQLTQEPEPAVCKRYIVKETESPKKEEAQNYCLLEERPKKQKATISLSQVMQWNIETSEPMKKEKSDVPLKDSGKKLLTRVSSMIMANNKKTAFYFESLGNTRSPGAGRYS